In the genome of Kineosporia corallincola, one region contains:
- a CDS encoding beta family protein: MRHFDGHSSTGGAGEGAVYVPVLQAHAGELAALKRMSAGTRARTCPLLEIVPDSGFRLHQPGGLRDWFEVLAANWPQRVMVDGHHLRPPETRGRTGLGTIVEEARGLAGQMVPVIRLDADEPTRADARAALRTNENGIAVRIRVGPRELVTAGEELILRLRALLGQIRATVASVDLVIDLELVEDDAVARLAARHLSRFIDRLPAVQSYRSVIVTSGTFPPHLGKVRSWTLTPIIRYDVAVWEFLKAEQPQRMPVYGDYAISHPVRYAPSSGNWRPAPQLRYTTPMNWLVLRGTQRGDPRRHGQFFEICRQISQHPDFSDGLGPADRCIAEPERHLAGPGGGKLWKELGIAHHADFVVDSIGRSGLP, translated from the coding sequence ATGCGGCATTTCGACGGCCACTCCTCTACCGGCGGCGCGGGGGAGGGGGCGGTGTACGTGCCCGTGCTCCAGGCCCACGCGGGGGAACTGGCCGCCCTGAAGAGGATGAGCGCCGGCACCCGCGCTCGCACCTGCCCCCTGCTGGAGATCGTCCCCGACAGCGGGTTCAGGCTGCACCAGCCGGGTGGGCTCCGGGACTGGTTCGAGGTGCTCGCCGCGAACTGGCCGCAACGGGTGATGGTGGACGGCCACCATCTGCGGCCCCCGGAGACGCGCGGCCGGACGGGCCTGGGGACGATCGTCGAGGAGGCCCGGGGGCTGGCCGGGCAGATGGTTCCGGTGATCCGGCTCGACGCCGACGAGCCGACCCGTGCCGATGCCCGCGCGGCCCTCAGAACGAACGAGAACGGGATCGCCGTCCGGATCCGGGTCGGCCCCCGCGAGCTGGTGACGGCCGGCGAGGAACTCATCCTGCGATTGCGGGCCCTGCTGGGACAGATCCGGGCCACGGTGGCGTCGGTGGATCTGGTGATCGACCTGGAGCTGGTGGAGGACGATGCCGTCGCCCGTCTCGCCGCACGGCATCTGAGCCGCTTCATCGACCGGCTGCCCGCCGTGCAGTCCTACCGCTCGGTGATCGTGACCTCCGGGACCTTCCCGCCCCATCTGGGCAAGGTGCGTTCCTGGACCCTGACCCCGATCATTCGCTACGACGTCGCCGTGTGGGAGTTCCTGAAAGCCGAGCAACCGCAGCGGATGCCGGTCTACGGCGACTACGCGATCAGCCATCCGGTCCGATATGCCCCGTCGTCGGGCAACTGGCGGCCCGCACCCCAGCTGCGCTACACCACGCCGATGAACTGGCTGGTCCTGCGCGGAACCCAGCGAGGTGACCCGCGGCGTCACGGCCAGTTCTTCGAGATCTGCCGGCAGATCAGTCAGCACCCGGACTTCTCCGACGGTCTGGGCCCGGCCGACCGGTGCATCGCCGAACCCGAGCGTCACCTCGCCGGCCCGGGCGGCGGAAAGCTCTGGAAGGAGCTGGGCATCGCTCATCACGCCGACTTCGTCGTGGACTCCATCGGCCGTTCCGGCCTGCCCTGA
- a CDS encoding STM4015 family protein, whose translation MISEYLTSFAGLPVHSDDDEETPENALAVAWRISVDYDSPEVEFETQLDQVLEHTGPGGPVALVLGQWGEAYENKVPLNLLIDRAGRMGSLRALFVGDLISEDCEISWIVQGDYTPLLAAFPQLERLWIRGGNELEIQPLRHEALLELVVQAGGTPPAFVRAVGECDLPRLESLELWLGTEDYEGGATPEDLAPVLQGKVFPKLTRLGLRNAENADEIAAAVAAAPVVGRLSELDLSLGTLGDVGVRALSAGQSLAHLDVLDLHHHFAGPDVARHLVDALPGTRVDVSDVQTEDDEEDERYRRFISVSE comes from the coding sequence GTGATCAGCGAGTATCTGACCAGTTTCGCCGGGCTGCCGGTGCATTCGGACGACGACGAGGAGACGCCGGAGAACGCCTTGGCGGTCGCCTGGCGGATCTCGGTCGACTACGACTCCCCGGAGGTCGAGTTCGAGACGCAACTGGACCAGGTGCTGGAACACACCGGTCCGGGCGGCCCCGTCGCGCTGGTCCTGGGGCAGTGGGGTGAGGCCTACGAGAACAAGGTGCCGCTGAACCTGCTGATCGACCGGGCCGGCCGGATGGGTTCTCTGCGGGCGCTCTTCGTCGGCGACCTGATCTCCGAGGACTGCGAGATCTCCTGGATCGTGCAGGGGGACTACACGCCCCTGCTGGCGGCCTTCCCGCAGCTGGAGCGTCTGTGGATCCGCGGCGGCAACGAACTGGAGATCCAGCCGCTGCGTCACGAAGCGCTGCTGGAACTCGTCGTGCAGGCGGGAGGCACCCCGCCGGCGTTCGTCCGGGCGGTCGGCGAGTGCGACCTGCCGCGTCTGGAGTCTCTCGAACTGTGGCTCGGCACCGAAGATTACGAGGGTGGGGCCACCCCGGAAGACCTCGCCCCGGTGTTGCAGGGCAAAGTCTTCCCGAAGCTCACCCGGCTCGGGCTGCGCAACGCCGAGAACGCCGACGAGATCGCCGCTGCCGTGGCAGCCGCCCCGGTGGTGGGCCGCCTGAGCGAGCTGGACCTCTCGCTGGGCACGCTCGGCGACGTGGGCGTGCGGGCGCTGTCGGCCGGTCAGTCGCTGGCCCACCTGGACGTGCTCGACCTGCACCACCACTTCGCCGGCCCGGACGTGGCCCGGCACCTGGTGGACGCGCTGCCCGGCACCCGGGTGGACGTCTCGGACGTCCAGACCGAGGACGACGAGGAGGACGAGCGGTACCGCCGGTTCATCTCGGTCTCGGAATGA
- a CDS encoding STM4014 family protein: MSAGLRLAVVGNPANRRVAMFLEAARAGGLADPQVFAWSDVLSSGPVPGPGTLVRIDSPGEDARVDRLLRGLGAGGPVREAAHGEILGLADAHAGLRVGLERIAAGGGTLLNPVRDVLVMGDKRRTHALLASRSVPVPPALAPVHDWDGLRSHMRDAGWSRVFVKPAFGSSASGVLALNLSGTRVSAVTSVERTPDGRLFNNLRVRRCTSPAEVGAIVDRLAPDGLHVERWFPKASLAGRVLDLRVVVTAGRPRHIVVRTSAHAITNLHLGNARGDLGAVRAAAGTTAWEEAMRTCERVAACFPGSLHVGVDLMFAPSWRRHAVAEVNAFGDLLPRVLADGRDTYGDQIEALKKKELACAI, from the coding sequence ATGAGCGCCGGGCTGCGGCTGGCGGTCGTGGGCAACCCGGCGAACCGGCGGGTGGCGATGTTTCTCGAGGCGGCCCGGGCCGGCGGACTGGCCGATCCGCAGGTGTTCGCCTGGAGCGACGTCCTGAGCTCGGGACCGGTGCCCGGGCCGGGGACGCTGGTGCGCATCGACTCGCCCGGTGAGGACGCGCGGGTGGACCGGTTGCTGCGCGGCCTGGGGGCGGGTGGGCCGGTCCGGGAGGCCGCGCACGGCGAGATCCTCGGGCTGGCCGACGCTCATGCCGGCCTGCGGGTGGGACTGGAACGGATTGCCGCCGGCGGCGGGACACTGCTGAACCCGGTGCGGGACGTGCTGGTCATGGGGGACAAACGGCGCACCCACGCTCTGCTCGCCTCGCGGTCGGTCCCGGTACCGCCCGCGCTGGCGCCGGTGCACGACTGGGACGGTCTGCGCTCGCACATGCGGGACGCCGGCTGGTCCCGGGTGTTCGTCAAGCCCGCTTTCGGGTCGTCCGCCTCCGGCGTGCTGGCGCTGAACCTGTCCGGCACCAGGGTTTCCGCGGTCACCTCGGTGGAACGGACGCCGGACGGGCGGCTGTTCAACAACCTGCGGGTGCGCCGCTGCACCAGCCCGGCCGAGGTGGGGGCGATCGTCGACCGGCTCGCCCCGGACGGCCTGCACGTCGAGCGCTGGTTCCCCAAGGCGTCCCTGGCCGGTCGGGTGCTGGATCTGCGGGTCGTGGTGACCGCCGGCCGGCCCCGTCACATCGTCGTGCGCACCTCCGCGCACGCCATCACCAATCTGCATCTGGGCAATGCCCGCGGTGACCTCGGGGCGGTCCGGGCCGCGGCCGGGACCACGGCGTGGGAAGAGGCGATGCGCACCTGCGAGCGGGTCGCGGCCTGTTTCCCGGGCAGCCTGCACGTCGGTGTGGACCTGATGTTCGCCCCGTCGTGGCGTCGGCACGCGGTGGCCGAGGTCAATGCGTTCGGCGACCTGCTGCCCCGGGTCCTGGCCGACGGCCGGGACACCTACGGCGACCAGATCGAGGCACTGAAGAAGAAAGAGCTCGCGTGCGCCATCTGA